The following proteins come from a genomic window of Leptospira bandrabouensis:
- a CDS encoding rhomboid family intramembrane serine protease gives MSRNRGQSPSLFGNPILHPLNVILIINCLIFFLQYFANQQLIYRFGLTPDFVLGGAVWQVFTYGFLHAVDLIPFHLLVNMYGMYMLGSNIIPIIGKTKFTILYFASQIGAGIFVVLSAYLNVMLGGNIPFLESMTTQTIGASGALFGLLALFGIFYPNAELLLFIFPVKAKNAVWVSLVIGYLISQLGNGAISNTCHLGGALTALILYKIFQKQIKPGSLPYIPGLEWEAPRESKIQQKAKPAVVEDLFQDQKKINESVLKQIDSKKDRDSVINYLQGIQVADANICPPSTYNTEDPICLRCEWLANCALRKAKE, from the coding sequence ATGTCTAGAAATCGAGGCCAGAGTCCTAGTTTATTTGGGAATCCCATCCTTCATCCCCTGAATGTAATTCTCATCATCAATTGTCTTATTTTTTTTCTGCAATATTTTGCAAACCAACAGTTAATTTATCGATTTGGATTAACACCTGATTTTGTGTTAGGTGGTGCTGTTTGGCAAGTTTTTACTTATGGATTTTTACATGCGGTGGATCTCATCCCTTTTCACTTACTGGTGAATATGTATGGGATGTATATGTTAGGTTCCAACATCATTCCCATTATTGGGAAAACCAAATTTACCATTTTGTATTTTGCTTCGCAAATTGGTGCGGGAATATTTGTGGTTCTTTCGGCTTATTTGAATGTGATGTTAGGTGGTAATATCCCATTTTTAGAATCCATGACCACTCAAACCATCGGTGCATCCGGGGCCTTATTTGGATTACTTGCACTTTTTGGAATTTTTTATCCCAATGCGGAATTACTTTTATTTATTTTTCCGGTGAAGGCTAAAAATGCCGTTTGGGTTTCCCTTGTGATTGGATATTTAATTTCACAATTGGGAAATGGAGCTATTTCCAATACCTGTCATTTGGGTGGTGCTCTCACCGCTCTCATCCTCTATAAAATTTTTCAAAAACAAATCAAACCGGGAAGTTTACCATACATCCCAGGGTTAGAATGGGAAGCCCCAAGAGAGTCCAAAATCCAACAGAAGGCCAAACCAGCTGTTGTTGAGGATCTATTTCAAGACCAAAAAAAGATCAACGAATCTGTTTTGAAACAGATTGATTCTAAAAAAGATAGAGACTCGGTAATAAATTATTTACAAGGAATCCAAGTGGCAGATGCAAATATTTGCCCTCCTTCTACGTATAACACCGAAGATCCGATTTGTTTGCGTTGTGAATGGTTAGCAAATTGTGCGCTTCGTAAGGCAAAAGAATAA
- a CDS encoding tetratricopeptide repeat protein, translating to MFRSFLLCILFVTATFAQSSSDRLAFAFRSQASLDPLRMIVVGEVVGIEKASYYEVDTLSQELEVDTRPDTVTIKVADPKGIRVGQTLYLLEKNQDHKTFRDGNIVGMITVKSVYQTTFFGWQVRGEGYLRLIEDRPVTAARLLDTTKYDEAFMAKKKGDHYFAKGQMEEALRMYKHSVSLDPGSPDSHYALGKAHWKDGEGYVSTAFEYSMAWKNRERFSNSQERLLFLVDYLRFLTFYFKIEGKENKKQLDLMPLVAKEARNLYPKNYEVWLYSFETSFLNLLHSNMADTGMDGRKKRDEWSDRSEEYLQKAYSLRKSDYYLHKLACEFYNLKWKETRGSVKETDYRNKLIEHGKLLRLYYTGETTLSEDLLNAIRLAEKQSGSF from the coding sequence ATGTTTCGTTCCTTCCTCCTCTGTATTTTGTTTGTTACAGCAACTTTTGCCCAATCGTCTTCCGATCGGTTGGCCTTTGCATTTCGTAGCCAGGCGTCGCTTGACCCACTTCGGATGATTGTTGTGGGAGAGGTTGTGGGAATTGAAAAAGCCAGTTATTATGAAGTGGATACACTTTCTCAAGAATTGGAAGTAGACACAAGACCAGATACTGTGACAATCAAAGTGGCTGACCCAAAAGGAATTCGTGTGGGTCAAACTTTGTATTTATTAGAAAAGAACCAAGACCACAAAACATTTCGTGATGGTAACATTGTGGGAATGATCACGGTGAAATCTGTTTATCAAACTACTTTTTTTGGATGGCAAGTCCGCGGGGAAGGGTATTTGCGACTCATTGAAGATCGCCCTGTAACAGCCGCAAGGTTACTTGATACCACAAAATACGATGAAGCCTTTATGGCCAAAAAGAAAGGTGACCATTATTTTGCCAAAGGGCAAATGGAAGAAGCCCTTAGAATGTATAAACATTCAGTTTCTCTCGATCCGGGGTCACCTGATTCCCATTATGCGCTTGGGAAAGCTCACTGGAAAGATGGGGAAGGATATGTATCAACGGCGTTTGAATACTCAATGGCTTGGAAAAATAGAGAACGATTTTCGAATTCCCAAGAGAGACTTTTATTCCTAGTCGATTATTTGCGGTTTTTAACTTTCTATTTTAAAATAGAAGGAAAAGAAAACAAAAAACAATTGGATCTGATGCCTTTGGTGGCAAAAGAAGCACGTAATCTTTATCCAAAAAATTATGAAGTTTGGTTATATAGTTTTGAAACTTCTTTTTTAAATCTTTTACATTCGAATATGGCCGATACTGGGATGGATGGTCGTAAAAAAAGAGATGAATGGTCCGACCGTTCGGAAGAATATTTACAGAAAGCCTATTCCCTCCGAAAATCTGATTATTATCTTCATAAACTAGCTTGTGAATTCTATAATTTGAAATGGAAAGAAACTCGGGGTTCTGTTAAAGAAACGGATTATCGTAATAAATTAATTGAACATGGAAAGTTGTTACGTCTTTATTATACGGGCGAAACCACTTTGTCAGAAGATCTTTTGAATGCAATTCGACTTGCTGAAAAACAGTCAGGATCATTCTGA
- the hisH gene encoding imidazole glycerol phosphate synthase subunit HisH yields MIAVLDFGMGNIHSLLKAVSLYTNDFQFTSDIETVKKADKIILPGDGHFDKAMQNLDEAGFSSVLKDHVAAKKPLFGICIGYQVLFEDSDETSKVGTTIPGLGFIRGKIRKFEGKQNLKVPHMGWNKLFDIKAKNTKLLKGIPNESFMYFIHSYRPVGVDRLDITANCHYYGESFPAVVEKENVFGTQFHPEKSDKTGLGILKNFIEL; encoded by the coding sequence GTGATCGCAGTTTTAGATTTTGGAATGGGGAATATCCATTCCCTATTAAAAGCAGTTTCCCTTTATACGAATGATTTTCAATTCACCAGTGATATCGAAACAGTAAAAAAAGCAGATAAAATTATTCTGCCTGGGGATGGCCATTTTGATAAAGCCATGCAAAACTTAGATGAAGCTGGATTTTCCTCTGTATTAAAAGATCATGTTGCGGCAAAAAAACCTTTGTTTGGGATTTGTATCGGCTACCAAGTGTTATTCGAAGACTCGGATGAAACTTCGAAAGTGGGAACCACCATTCCTGGCTTAGGATTTATCCGTGGTAAAATTAGAAAGTTTGAAGGTAAACAAAACTTAAAAGTTCCCCATATGGGTTGGAACAAACTATTCGATATCAAAGCTAAAAATACAAAATTACTGAAAGGGATTCCGAACGAATCCTTTATGTATTTTATCCATTCTTATAGACCAGTAGGTGTTGACAGGTTGGATATCACAGCTAACTGCCATTACTATGGAGAATCCTTTCCTGCCGTAGTAGAAAAAGAAAACGTATTTGGAACTCAGTTCCATCCTGAAAAATCAGATAAAACAGGTCTTGGAATCCTGAAAAATTTTATAGAACTTTAA
- the hisB gene encoding imidazoleglycerol-phosphate dehydratase HisB gives MVESRKTSETDIRLDLNVRGTGVYQFDTEIPFFEHMLSHISKHGLIDMDLKLRGDIGIDCHHSVEDTAILMGQMIHTQLGDKKGIFRYGHFTLPMDEVLTTVAVDLGGRFYFKYTGPPLDGKFGIYDAELTLEFLQKFALNAKMNLHVVVHYGENRHHIHESIFKGLGKALRQAIAIDTLAKDQIPSTKGMLE, from the coding sequence ATGGTGGAATCAAGAAAGACATCCGAGACAGACATCCGACTCGACCTCAACGTTCGAGGCACTGGGGTCTACCAGTTTGATACAGAAATCCCTTTTTTTGAGCATATGCTCTCTCATATCTCCAAACATGGTCTCATCGATATGGACCTAAAACTTCGAGGAGATATTGGTATCGATTGCCACCACTCGGTGGAAGACACCGCCATCCTTATGGGCCAAATGATCCACACGCAGTTAGGTGACAAAAAAGGAATTTTCCGATATGGTCATTTCACTTTGCCAATGGATGAAGTTTTAACCACAGTCGCTGTGGATTTAGGTGGGCGTTTTTATTTTAAATACACTGGACCTCCTTTGGACGGAAAATTTGGAATTTATGATGCAGAACTCACCCTTGAGTTTCTTCAGAAATTTGCCCTCAATGCGAAGATGAATTTACATGTGGTTGTTCACTACGGTGAAAATCGCCACCACATTCATGAGTCTATCTTTAAAGGCCTTGGTAAGGCTCTACGACAAGCCATTGCCATCGACACATTGGCTAAGGATCAAATCCCTTCTACAAAAGGAATGTTGGAGTGA
- a CDS encoding LIC11177 family protein: protein MPVEKKSSVEEVLKREKLAKEFEKEKRSSEKKAIEQAAAKLSSQSLETTDTAKPSKFITNIDIAFSQAKTDLRFYFLNDGTYADDFKRMFLENESLFKRYGITSQKYLEYIRESFDRYKKIHDMMPLDPMKPKHFKYVEDSISELVRMFNQRFGK from the coding sequence ATGCCTGTAGAAAAGAAATCCTCTGTGGAAGAGGTTCTCAAACGCGAAAAATTAGCAAAAGAATTCGAAAAAGAAAAACGTAGCTCTGAGAAAAAGGCGATCGAACAAGCTGCCGCTAAATTGTCTTCGCAGAGTCTAGAAACAACAGATACTGCGAAACCTTCCAAATTCATTACGAATATTGATATAGCTTTTTCACAGGCTAAAACGGATCTCCGTTTCTATTTTTTAAACGATGGTACTTATGCCGATGACTTTAAGAGGATGTTCCTAGAGAACGAATCTCTCTTCAAACGATATGGAATCACAAGCCAAAAATACTTGGAATACATTCGTGAGTCTTTTGATCGTTACAAAAAAATTCATGATATGATGCCCTTGGATCCTATGAAACCAAAACATTTTAAATATGTGGAAGATTCCATTTCTGAGCTTGTGCGTATGTTTAACCAACGATTTGGGAAGTAG
- a CDS encoding PilZ domain-containing protein, with protein MAIGRTDSMQELITILESLFEETIIGSDVNIVKHLFYYLKADNREFEFIYEEEILVAAVEEIESHTVTLMIPDLVEQGSRRARVRFEVMNINYQFEVVILDIQKDKTVIKTPTELQSYQLRTNKRIPVDDLFMNFIILFRSLTGGSREVGKNLYAESRFPHLMKEVRKDRPDSKLINVMLTEAIERISKDYEIHFFQPDEKLNEYDDFIKKTILRTGKTIYIPDCNRITSYINDPGDDVLFNYFNEHKEMTKEFGEEFALDFFESMRKHESRNFYVSYVITPIRLYEDIVGYIKVHSTAMERFTISHNQAVYVFELAEIISYVFTKIAIQHGSYETMQSTTKVVDISLDGLLFEIYDKRLFQYLKRHNIIKMFIPLSKERTMIIRGEIIRFLDKGDHYHLGVNYFSSAPDDMLYLESYLFEKSMKILSE; from the coding sequence ATGGCAATTGGCAGAACCGATTCGATGCAAGAACTCATAACGATTCTAGAATCGTTATTTGAAGAAACCATCATTGGATCCGATGTCAATATCGTAAAACATCTCTTTTATTATCTAAAGGCCGATAACAGAGAATTTGAATTTATCTATGAAGAAGAAATTCTTGTCGCTGCTGTCGAAGAAATTGAATCTCATACAGTCACCCTCATGATTCCCGATCTTGTGGAACAAGGTTCCAGACGAGCAAGGGTTCGTTTTGAAGTGATGAACATCAACTACCAATTTGAGGTAGTGATCCTGGATATCCAAAAAGATAAAACTGTGATCAAAACTCCTACGGAGTTACAATCCTACCAACTCAGAACCAATAAACGGATTCCTGTAGATGATTTGTTTATGAACTTTATCATTCTGTTTAGAAGTTTAACTGGTGGTTCAAGAGAGGTGGGAAAAAACCTATACGCAGAAAGTCGATTCCCTCACCTAATGAAAGAAGTACGAAAGGACAGGCCCGATAGTAAACTCATCAATGTGATGTTAACTGAAGCAATCGAACGAATTTCCAAAGACTATGAAATTCATTTTTTTCAACCAGATGAAAAACTTAACGAGTATGATGACTTCATTAAAAAAACCATTCTAAGGACTGGAAAAACAATTTATATTCCTGATTGTAATCGAATCACTTCTTATATCAATGATCCAGGTGATGATGTTCTTTTTAATTATTTTAATGAACATAAAGAAATGACGAAGGAATTCGGAGAAGAATTCGCTTTGGATTTTTTTGAATCTATGCGTAAACATGAGTCGCGTAATTTTTACGTTTCTTATGTAATTACACCCATACGATTGTATGAAGATATTGTTGGCTATATCAAAGTACATTCCACGGCGATGGAAAGATTTACCATCTCTCATAACCAAGCTGTATATGTTTTCGAACTAGCAGAAATTATAAGTTATGTATTTACAAAAATTGCCATTCAACACGGGAGTTATGAAACCATGCAATCCACAACAAAAGTTGTGGATATTTCTCTCGACGGGCTTCTCTTTGAAATTTATGACAAACGTCTGTTTCAATATTTGAAACGCCACAATATCATCAAAATGTTTATCCCTTTAAGTAAGGAACGAACTATGATCATCCGAGGTGAGATCATTCGATTTTTAGATAAAGGAGACCATTACCACCTTGGGGTAAACTATTTTAGTTCAGCCCCAGATGATATGTTGTATTTGGAATCGTATTTATTTGAAAAGAGTATGAAAATTTTGTCAGAATGA
- a CDS encoding Crp/Fnr family transcriptional regulator: MADLPLNPDCFACDYKNHNVLHCAAHETIERINAGKDFTVFPRGKHLVSSGEKALGFFFIKSGLVRSYVQLASGKEQTLRLSGPGDWVGFRDCISDSISHHNVIAVEDTHACYITGDLIDALVKDDINFQKEVFKQMAKEWQEMEEHVVSLGTKQVHEKLAEILIVLDNAQGRKNQVELKVTRDVLATFIGTKTETLVRALSDLKAREFISVDKNRIDILNREALYSLSKIA; the protein is encoded by the coding sequence ATGGCGGATCTTCCACTCAATCCTGATTGTTTTGCATGTGATTATAAAAATCACAATGTCCTACACTGTGCGGCACATGAGACTATAGAAAGAATCAATGCTGGTAAAGACTTCACTGTATTTCCACGAGGGAAACATCTTGTTTCCTCTGGGGAAAAGGCTCTGGGTTTTTTCTTCATTAAATCTGGTCTTGTAAGAAGTTATGTCCAACTTGCTAGTGGTAAGGAACAAACTTTACGTCTTAGTGGACCTGGAGATTGGGTTGGTTTTCGGGATTGTATTTCTGATTCCATTTCCCACCACAACGTGATTGCTGTAGAAGACACCCACGCATGTTACATCACCGGGGATCTTATCGATGCACTTGTGAAAGATGATATCAACTTTCAAAAAGAAGTATTTAAACAAATGGCAAAGGAATGGCAGGAGATGGAGGAACATGTTGTTTCTCTTGGAACCAAACAAGTCCACGAAAAATTAGCAGAAATACTCATTGTTTTGGACAATGCCCAAGGCCGTAAGAACCAAGTGGAGCTCAAAGTCACACGTGACGTCCTTGCCACTTTTATTGGCACAAAAACAGAAACTTTGGTTCGTGCCCTTTCCGATCTCAAAGCCAGAGAATTCATCTCCGTAGACAAAAACCGGATCGATATTCTGAACAGAGAAGCTCTGTATTCACTTTCAAAAATCGCCTAA
- a CDS encoding enoyl-CoA hydratase/isomerase family protein: MKSRFESKEYEFLEVESRETEDGKIVSIFLNNPSSRNSMTWKMGEEFADLIHSIKKEKVLPRAVIISGRNDVFCAGGDLNLLRSFSEKTFSQNRRDMRKFYGFFLSVRKLPVPVIAAVNGHAIGAGLSLTFGCDLRIFAEEGKYSFNFVRLGIHPGMGSSFLSPELLGKSLGGRLLLTGETFDGKFAKTCGLAVDSVPKTEVYTRAMELALSLSKAAPLALQELKKNLYSWKHLDSALKKEAESQARNFISDDFKETIKSILEKRDPKFTGK, encoded by the coding sequence ATGAAATCGCGATTTGAATCCAAAGAGTATGAATTCCTAGAAGTTGAATCCCGTGAAACAGAAGATGGAAAGATTGTTTCCATCTTCCTAAACAATCCTAGTTCCCGCAATTCCATGACATGGAAAATGGGGGAAGAGTTTGCCGACCTTATTCATTCCATTAAAAAAGAAAAAGTCTTACCTCGGGCCGTAATCATTTCTGGTCGTAACGATGTATTTTGCGCAGGTGGCGATTTAAATTTATTAAGATCTTTTTCTGAAAAAACTTTCTCGCAAAACAGACGTGATATGAGGAAATTCTACGGTTTCTTTTTATCGGTCCGTAAGTTACCAGTTCCTGTGATTGCCGCTGTCAATGGGCATGCAATAGGTGCAGGTCTTTCCTTAACCTTTGGATGTGATTTGCGAATTTTTGCTGAGGAAGGAAAGTATTCTTTTAATTTTGTGAGACTAGGAATCCATCCTGGTATGGGTTCAAGTTTTCTATCGCCAGAGCTCCTTGGAAAAAGTTTGGGAGGAAGGTTATTACTCACCGGGGAAACCTTTGATGGTAAGTTTGCTAAAACTTGTGGCCTTGCTGTAGATAGTGTTCCCAAAACAGAAGTATATACACGCGCTATGGAGTTAGCATTATCCTTGTCTAAGGCTGCACCACTCGCCTTACAAGAATTAAAGAAGAATTTATACTCCTGGAAACACTTGGACTCCGCCCTAAAAAAAGAAGCAGAATCCCAGGCGCGGAACTTTATTTCGGACGACTTTAAAGAGACAATCAAAAGTATCTTAGAAAAGCGGGATCCCAAGTTTACCGGCAAATAA